In Camelus bactrianus isolate YW-2024 breed Bactrian camel chromosome 10, ASM4877302v1, whole genome shotgun sequence, a genomic segment contains:
- the PRDX5 gene encoding peroxiredoxin-5, mitochondrial: protein MSLAWFCILGSRTRPVVSRATAVECAAAAGARRCLEGGLEWAFRGVRGFRSAAAAMAPIKVGDAIPSVVVFEGEPGNKVNLAELFKGKKGVLFGVPGAFTPGCSKTHLPGFVEQAGALKAKGIQVVACLSVNDVFVTKEWGRAHNTEGKVQLLADPTGAFGKETDLLLDDSLVSLFGNRRLKRFSMVIEDGIVKSLNVEPDGTGLTCSLAPNIISQL, encoded by the exons ATGTCGCTGGCGTGGTTTTGCATTCTGGGAAGTAGAACGCGTCCGGTGGTCTCCCGGGCGACTGCCGTTGAGTGTGCGGCAGCGGCGGGAGCCAGAAGGTGCCTGGAAGGGGGCCTAGAGTGGGCGTTTCGTGGGGTCCGCGGTTTCAGAAGCGCTGCTGCAGCCATGGCCCCGATCAAG GTGGGAGATGCCATCCCATCGGTGGTGGTGTTTGAGGGGGAGCCTGGGAACAAGGTGAACCTGGCAGAGCTATTCAAGGGCAAGAAGGGGGTGCTGTTTGGAGTCCCTGGGGCCTTTACCCCTGGCTGTTCCAAG acccaccTGCCAGGGTTTGTGGAGCAGGCCGGAGCTCTGAAGGCCAAGGGCATCCAGGTGGTGGCATGTTTGAGTGTTAATGATGTTTTCGTGACCAAAGAATGGGGACGAGCCCACAACACGGAAGGCAAG GTTCAGCTCCTGGCTGACCCCactggggcctttgggaag GAGACAGATTTGTTACTAGATGATTCATTGGTGTCCCTCTTTGGGAATCGACGGCTCAAGAG GTTCTCCATGGTGATAGAGGATGGCATAGTGAAGTCCTTGAATGTGGAGCCCGATGGCACAGGCCTCACCTGCAGCCTGGCCCCCAACATCATCTCACAGCTCTGA
- the TRMT112 gene encoding multifunctional methyltransferase subunit TRM112-like protein, protein MKLLTHNLLSSHVRGVGPRGFPLRLQATEVRINPVEFNPDFVARMIPKVEWAALLEAADTLHLIEVPKEPIEGYEHDEEFLRKMHHVLLEVEVLEGTLQCPESGRLFPISRGIPNMLLSDEETET, encoded by the exons ATGAAGCTGCTCACCCATAACTTGCTGAGCTCGCATGTGCGGGGGGTTGGGCCCCGTGGCTTCCCCCTGCGCCTCCAG GCCACCGAGGTCCGCATCAACCCTGTGGAGTTCAACCCCGACTTCGTAGCGCGTATGATACCCAAAGTGGAATGGGCGGCGCTTCTGGAGGCAGCCGACACC TTGCATCTTATCGAGGTGCCCAAAGAGCCTATTGAGGGATATGAGCATGACGAGGAATTTCTGAGGAAGATGCACCACGTACTGCTGGAG GTGGAGGTATTGGAGGGCACGCTGCAGTGCCCAGAGTCTGGACGTCTGTTCCCCATCAGCCGGGGGATCCCCAATATGCTGCTGAGTGATGAAGAAACGGAGACTTAA
- the ESRRA gene encoding steroid hormone receptor ERR1 isoform X2 has product MPDPAGPDGHLPAVATLCDLFDREIVVTISWAKSIPGFSSLSLSDQMSVLQSVWMEVLVLGVAQRSLPLQDELAFAEDLVLDEEGARAAGLGELGAALLQLVRRLQALRLEREEYVLLKALALANSDSVHIEDAEAVEQLREALHEALLEYEAGRAGPGGGAERRRAGRLLLTLPLLRQTAGKVLAHFYGVKLEGKVPMHKLFLEMLEAMMD; this is encoded by the exons ATGCCTGACCCAGCGGGCCCTGACGGACACCTCCCGGCCGTGGCTACCCTCTGTGACCTCTTTGACCGAGAGATCGTGGTCACCATCAGCTGGGCCAAGAGCATCCCAG gCTTCTCGTCACTGTCGCTGTCTGACCAGATGTCAGTCCTGCAGAGTGTGTGGATGGAGGTACTGGTGTTGGGTGTGGCCCAGCGCTCACTGCCACTGCAGGATGAGCTGGCCTTTGCTGAGGACCTGGTCCTGGATGAAGAGGGGGCTCGAGCGGCCGGCCTGGGGGAACTGGGGGCTGCCCTGCTGCAACTGGTGCGGCGCCTGCAGGCCCTACGGCTGGAGCGTGAGGAGTATGTCCTGCTGAAGGCCCTGGCCCTCGCTAACTCAG ACTCTGTGCACATTGAAGATGCCGAGGCTGTGGAGCAGCTGCGAGAAGCTCTACATGAGGCCCTGCTGGAGTATGAAGCTGGCCGGGCGGGCCCCGGAGGGGGTGCTGAGCGGCGGCGGGCAGGCAGGCTGCTGCTCACATTACCACTCCTTCGCCAGACAGCGGGCAAAGTGCTGGCCCATTTCTATGGGGTGAAGCTGGAGGGAAAGGTGCCCATGCACAAACTATTCTTGGAGATGCTCGAGGCCATGATGGACTGA